From Deltaproteobacteria bacterium, the proteins below share one genomic window:
- a CDS encoding NAD-dependent protein deacylase, with product MVVEKVNQLIQVIKSHHNIIALTGAGISTKAGIPDFRGDKGIYKTKGVSADKIFDITYFQTHPEYFYHFTMELLPALHDAQPTIGHKLLAKLEKMKYLKGIITQNIDGLHQKAGSKNVIEIHGSMWKFYCTSCDRRYSYDEIKEIIMKGEVPRCECGGLIKPDVVFFGEAVKEMEKASRWAGEAELMIVLGSTLIVYPVAQLPLYTIENKGKLIIVNKDPTPMDRYALFVFRTDIEEFAQAVLNEITES from the coding sequence ATAGTTGTGGAAAAGGTAAATCAGCTGATACAGGTTATTAAATCTCATCATAATATCATTGCTTTAACAGGTGCTGGTATATCCACCAAGGCTGGTATTCCTGATTTTAGGGGTGATAAAGGTATTTATAAAACGAAAGGCGTATCAGCAGATAAAATATTCGACATAACCTATTTTCAGACTCATCCTGAGTATTTCTATCATTTTACAATGGAACTCCTGCCTGCACTCCACGATGCTCAACCCACAATAGGGCACAAGCTTCTGGCAAAACTGGAAAAAATGAAATATTTAAAGGGTATTATTACTCAGAATATCGATGGACTGCATCAAAAAGCGGGCAGTAAAAATGTTATAGAGATTCACGGCTCTATGTGGAAATTTTATTGCACCTCTTGCGACAGAAGGTATAGCTATGATGAGATTAAAGAGATAATTATGAAGGGTGAAGTGCCGCGGTGCGAGTGTGGAGGACTGATCAAGCCAGATGTTGTTTTCTTTGGCGAAGCAGTAAAAGAAATGGAAAAAGCCAGCCGTTGGGCGGGCGAAGCAGAGTTAATGATCGTTTTAGGTTCAACACTTATTGTTTATCCTGTCGCTCAATTGCCGCTGTATACTATTGAAAATAAAGGCAAGTTGATTATTGTTAATAAAGACCCTACGCCTATGGATAGATATGCTCTTTTTGTTTTTCGCACAGATATAGAAGAATTTGCCCAGGCTGTGTTGAATGAGATAACCGAATCTTGA
- the ftsH gene encoding ATP-dependent zinc metalloprotease FtsH, which produces MSLYKNLFLWLAVALVMIVLFNTLSTKHYNTAKKISYTQFVESVDENNVASVKIKGTEVTGKSKDNKSFKTYIPQNSSIIEKLEKNNISIEILPQNKNSFMLNMLFYWAPVILLVFLWFYFMNQMQKGGKAMSFGKINAPLAMAAGKKITFKDVAGADESKEELKEIIDFLKNPGKYKRLGAKIPRGVLLIGPPGTGKTLLAKAVAGEANVPLFNISGSDFVEMFVGVGAARVRDLFQQAKKNAPCIIFIDEIDAVGRHRGAGIGGGHDEREQTLNQLLVEMDGFKTADNVIIMAATNRPDILDHALLRPGRFDRKVVVVKPDVKGREEILRVHSVDVKLAEDVDLKIVAKGTPGFSGADLANLVNEAVLHTAKLNKRETDMTDFEIAKDKVLMGPERKSMIISEEEKKNTAYHESGHAMVAKFLPHTDPVHKVSIIPHGEAMGITQQLPEGDRYSYDSEYLMNKVAVLMGGRVAEELVMGHITTGAANDIERATDIARKMVCEWGMSSLGPITYVSDKNEVFLGKEIGRYKTYSEKTAFAIDAEVKKIVNKGYEMAKKIVSTHIDKLHKIADLLLEKETITGRDIDEILGIDNVLQTGVISA; this is translated from the coding sequence ATGTCGCTTTATAAGAATTTGTTTTTATGGTTAGCAGTGGCTTTGGTTATGATTGTTCTGTTCAATACCTTAAGTACCAAACATTATAACACCGCAAAAAAGATCAGTTATACACAGTTTGTAGAATCAGTTGATGAAAACAATGTCGCGAGCGTAAAAATCAAAGGAACAGAAGTAACAGGAAAATCAAAGGATAACAAGTCTTTCAAAACCTATATTCCGCAAAATTCAAGCATTATAGAAAAACTGGAAAAGAACAACATCAGTATAGAAATTCTTCCGCAAAATAAAAATTCATTTATGTTAAATATGCTTTTCTATTGGGCGCCTGTAATTCTTCTTGTTTTTCTCTGGTTCTATTTTATGAATCAAATGCAAAAAGGCGGAAAAGCGATGAGCTTTGGCAAGATAAATGCTCCTTTGGCAATGGCTGCAGGAAAAAAGATTACATTTAAGGATGTCGCTGGTGCAGACGAATCAAAAGAAGAATTAAAAGAGATAATAGACTTCCTGAAAAATCCCGGAAAATATAAACGATTGGGAGCAAAGATCCCCAGAGGCGTTTTATTAATCGGACCGCCCGGCACGGGAAAAACTTTGTTAGCTAAAGCGGTAGCGGGAGAGGCAAATGTGCCTCTCTTCAACATTAGTGGTTCTGATTTTGTAGAGATGTTTGTAGGAGTAGGGGCTGCACGGGTAAGAGATCTGTTTCAACAGGCAAAGAAAAATGCACCATGTATTATATTTATTGATGAAATAGATGCTGTAGGTAGACACCGAGGAGCAGGCATCGGCGGTGGTCATGACGAAAGAGAACAAACTCTAAATCAGCTCCTGGTGGAAATGGATGGATTTAAAACAGCGGATAATGTAATTATTATGGCTGCGACCAACAGACCCGATATCTTAGACCATGCATTATTAAGACCGGGAAGGTTTGACAGGAAAGTAGTGGTTGTAAAACCAGATGTGAAGGGCAGGGAAGAGATATTGAGGGTGCATAGTGTAGATGTGAAGTTAGCAGAAGATGTAGACCTAAAAATTGTAGCCAAAGGAACTCCTGGTTTTTCTGGTGCAGATCTGGCCAATCTGGTAAATGAAGCAGTTTTACATACAGCAAAACTCAATAAAAGAGAAACAGATATGACTGATTTTGAGATAGCTAAAGATAAAGTGCTTATGGGACCAGAGAGAAAAAGTATGATAATTAGCGAAGAGGAAAAGAAAAACACGGCATATCACGAATCTGGCCATGCTATGGTGGCTAAATTTCTCCCCCATACTGACCCTGTACACAAGGTAAGCATTATCCCTCATGGAGAGGCAATGGGTATAACTCAACAATTGCCGGAAGGAGATAGATACAGCTACGATAGTGAATATTTAATGAATAAAGTTGCCGTTTTAATGGGTGGAAGGGTTGCAGAAGAACTTGTCATGGGACACATCACAACAGGAGCCGCAAATGACATTGAAAGAGCTACGGACATTGCCAGAAAAATGGTTTGTGAGTGGGGAATGAGCAGCTTAGGTCCCATTACTTATGTATCGGATAAAAATGAAGTCTTTTTAGGAAAAGAAATAGGAAGATACAAAACCTACAGTGAGAAAACAGCTTTTGCTATAGATGCGGAGGTTAAAAAGATTGTTAACAAGGGGTATGAGATGGCAAAAAAAATAGTATCTACTCATATAGATAAGCTGCACAAAATTGCTGACTTGTTATTAGAAAAAGAAACCATCACAGGAAGAGATATTGATGAAATATTGGGAATAGATAATGTTCTTCAAACTGGAGTTATTTCCGCCTGA
- the dtd gene encoding D-tyrosyl-tRNA(Tyr) deacylase, with protein MKAVIQRVKEANVEVDGKNISKIGNGLLVFLCVCVDDDEEDAAILARKIAYLRIFDDDERKFNRSVVDVDGEILLVSEFTLAANIKKGRRPDYLHAAEKEEAIKLMTLFEKTLSSLIKKPIPTGKFGAHMIVNIKNDGPVTLFMNSKDLW; from the coding sequence ATGAAAGCAGTAATACAAAGGGTAAAGGAAGCAAATGTAGAGGTGGATGGCAAAAACATTTCTAAAATTGGCAATGGTTTGCTTGTTTTTCTCTGTGTTTGTGTAGATGATGATGAAGAAGATGCGGCAATTTTAGCCCGCAAAATTGCATATCTGCGTATATTTGATGATGATGAAAGAAAGTTTAATCGTTCGGTGGTAGATGTAGACGGAGAAATATTACTCGTTTCAGAGTTTACCTTAGCGGCTAATATAAAAAAGGGGCGCAGGCCTGATTATTTGCATGCGGCAGAAAAAGAAGAGGCGATTAAGCTGATGACATTATTTGAGAAAACATTGAGTTCCCTGATTAAAAAACCTATTCCTACAGGTAAGTTTGGAGCACACATGATTGTTAATATAAAAAACGATGGACCTGTAACATTGTTTATGAACAGCAAAGATCTATGGTAG
- the folP gene encoding dihydropteroate synthase, producing MFFKLELFPPEITFIDKQLKDIGVDDIGLSIMRGKGSSLCFCIHDVAFPLANILKQEALAIGADAAVHRNCVLGEIEKTDVLLLGNVKDMQNLSIKLKKQSFSSLRMLGDELNKNINGCLKDEFIIKGPHLKMHLGERAYLMGILNVTPDSFYDGGSYINVEEAVSHALEMVDDGVDIIDVGGESTRPGAKAADEKKETSRVIPVIKGIRKKSSIPISIDTYKSTVAEKAIQVGANMVNDVALKLDKKMIDVIKKYNVPIIIMHMKGEPRTMNVNPVYDHLISDILEQMEEYIEMLEKNGVDEEKIIVDPGIGFGKKMEDSLVILHRLNAFKVLGKPILVGASRKSFIGKILNNDVEERLWGTLAAITMARTNGAHILRVHDVKQAKEALKITDAIMREGA from the coding sequence ATGTTCTTCAAACTGGAGTTATTTCCGCCTGAAATAACCTTTATCGACAAGCAGCTGAAAGACATTGGCGTAGATGATATAGGCCTTTCCATTATGAGAGGGAAAGGTAGTAGTCTGTGCTTTTGCATTCATGATGTAGCTTTCCCTTTGGCAAATATATTAAAACAGGAAGCTCTTGCTATAGGAGCGGATGCGGCTGTGCACAGAAATTGCGTCTTGGGAGAAATAGAGAAAACAGATGTTTTGTTATTGGGTAATGTAAAGGATATGCAAAATTTAAGTATAAAATTAAAAAAACAGAGTTTCTCGTCGTTAAGAATGTTGGGAGATGAACTGAATAAAAACATTAATGGATGTTTAAAGGACGAATTTATCATCAAAGGACCACATCTAAAGATGCACCTGGGGGAAAGGGCATATCTGATGGGTATTCTCAATGTTACACCGGATTCTTTCTACGACGGAGGAAGTTATATAAATGTAGAAGAGGCAGTAAGCCATGCCTTAGAGATGGTAGATGATGGAGTGGATATCATAGATGTGGGCGGAGAATCTACGAGACCCGGGGCAAAAGCTGCGGACGAGAAAAAAGAAACCAGCCGTGTTATTCCGGTGATTAAAGGAATAAGGAAAAAAAGCAGTATTCCCATCTCCATTGATACTTACAAGTCAACAGTTGCAGAAAAGGCCATACAGGTAGGGGCAAATATGGTCAACGATGTGGCATTGAAATTGGATAAAAAGATGATAGATGTAATAAAAAAATATAATGTTCCCATCATAATCATGCATATGAAGGGAGAACCACGAACAATGAATGTGAATCCTGTATATGATCATCTTATTTCTGATATTTTAGAGCAAATGGAAGAATATATAGAAATGTTGGAAAAAAATGGAGTAGATGAAGAAAAAATTATTGTTGATCCTGGTATAGGATTTGGAAAGAAGATGGAGGATAGTTTAGTTATTCTCCACAGACTGAATGCATTTAAGGTTTTAGGAAAACCTATATTGGTAGGCGCATCCAGAAAATCTTTTATCGGCAAGATATTAAACAATGATGTGGAGGAAAGATTGTGGGGAACATTGGCAGCAATAACAATGGCCAGAACGAATGGTGCACATATCTTGAGGGTTCATGATGTTAAACAAGCAAAAGAAGCTTTAAAAATAACAGATGCAATAATGAGGGAAGGAGCATGA